In Candidatus Moanabacter tarae, the genomic stretch ACACTGAACCTGGGGATACAATTCAAAACCACATCGCAATTGTGAAAGAGGTTTCTTGTTTTCCAGGAGGACTTCGATAATACGGAGAGCTGCCATCAGACCGTCTCCAGTCGAAGTAATATCACCTAACACAAAATGGCCCGATGCTTCGCCGCCTAGGGTATATCCACCCCCAAGCATTGCTTCTGTAACGTTGCGATCTCCTACCGCTACACGTTCGACCCGTGCACCCGCTTTTTCGAGAGCCTTGTCCAATCCAAGACTACTAACAATCGTTGTGACCAGGGTCTTCCCTGGAAGCTTGTTCTTCTTAAGGGCGTCAATCGCCAAAATGGTAAGAATTTCATCACCTTTTAGCACCGCACCGGATTCATCACAAAAGACCACTCGATCCCCGTCACCATCGTGAGCAATCCCGAGATTAGCCCCCTCCAGACGTACTCTCTCTCCCAATACCTCAGGGTACTCGCTGCCAACGCCAGCATTTATATTTTCACCGTTGGGGGCATCACCGATTGTGACAACCATAGCGCCGTAGCTACGCAACACATTTGGAGTAGAATTAACGGTAGCACCATGAGCGGTGTCGACCACAATTTTCCAACCACGAAGACAATTGAGAGGAAGTAGGGATTCAGCGTATTCCCGATACTCATTGAGCCAATTAACTTCTTCGATTAACGGTTCCCCCCTCGAAACATCGTCTTTTGTCTCAACCGCAATAAGTTCCTCAATCCGCTCCTCTACTTCATCCTCAATCTTATACCCACCGGAAGAAAAGAACTTGATTCCGTTATCCGTATACGGATTGTGAGAAGCAGTCAC encodes the following:
- the glmM gene encoding Phosphoglucosamine mutase, which gives rise to MSRIYFGTDGIRGEFGGRLVNPAFFERLGVALRKYLREKATNRKRMIVVGRDSRKSGLELESGFIRGVSDSGIKIAKMGVVPTPAVSMYMRKKQADLGVVVTASHNPYTDNGIKFFSSGGYKIEDEVEERIEELIAVETKDDVSRGEPLIEEVNWLNEYREYAESLLPLNCLRGWKIVVDTAHGATVNSTPNVLRSYGAMVVTIGDAPNGENINAGVGSEYPEVLGERVRLEGANLGIAHDGDGDRVVFCDESGAVLKGDEILTILAIDALKKNKLPGKTLVTTIVSSLGLDKALEKAGARVERVAVGDRNVTEAMLGGGYTLGGEASGHFVLGDITSTGDGLMAALRIIEVLLENKKPLSQLRCGFELYPQVQCNLSVEEKIPLEEIPELKNCVDKIEDSMAGEGRILIRYSGTEPKIRLLVEATDVRTLNGAMESLKKVVIEHLEIKVS